A window of the Cherax quadricarinatus isolate ZL_2023a chromosome 23, ASM3850222v1, whole genome shotgun sequence genome harbors these coding sequences:
- the LOC128685821 gene encoding uncharacterized protein — MPPKVRSKQAISLKIKQEIVNKHDKGIRISALVNEYGFPQSTISTIIKQKEIIKNIKVADESKLVKKGREIIIEMERLLLLWIREKQMKGDTVPASYICERARQIYDELKQDSPSSTDATPFDDFKASKGWFEGFKKRANIKSVVRHSEASNADKEAAEAFHHHPTNSSNPRILKYMKMSDGMVSLSWDNHTATFFHFLSTLRKKERYADVTVACDGKFYKVHKLVLSASSEYFEKMFENTPCKHPVIVLKDIQTDELEALLSYMYEGSVSVAKEGLTRLIKAADMLSIKGLPAPDEASVSEIYIKRAAQSQSALDSQSSPHLKRKHEESNTSLQGIETSTALPTFPVVSPLLSDCESQQSTLKTHTDSQWMNLVSSERKEQTVAHPSDVYTTNTHKEQTVAHSVGDFTVITHKKEMLSHPVGDYRAIIHKKQTLSSPLGNHTTITKEKQTLAYPLEDRRADHTAINFSLTPPKDEVTVDEIEVKEEIVDYVDNSKSDNVNSTMDYGSIRSTDAPSNRMLSKKLEPEITSSQDKTQPLPGAVVMALMGHSGMQGEITLQHSGVEACRPISEVQTIPTEQLHTFVLPLNTAEQSTTVSRYLLPNLSEWPSNSNISLLNINEVVKPSNTARKPPAVKRRLLPKLSESPTFEPASSQEVSNDSSTCDRLSKTSLLCKKKKHGLMMESKIIRSYNRRVTEPLTCRKCGKARTSLLHTQYSGYWFCAEKETISLEEWRLETKEKIKKRKLQILK; from the exons ATGCCCCCCAAAGTGCGCAGTAAACAGGCAATATCTCTGAAGATCAAGCAAGAGATTGTGAATaagcatgataaaggaataaggaTTAGTGCATTGGTGAATGAGTATGGCTTTccacaatcaaccatctctactattatCAAGCAAAAAGAAATTATAAAGAATATTAAAGTGGCTGACGAATCTAAGCTAGTGAAAAAAGGCAGAGAAATTATCATAGAGATGGaaagactgttgttactgtggataAGAGAGAAGCAGATGAAGGGAGATACAGTGCCTGCAAGTTATATCTGTGAACGTGCAAGACAAATTTATGATGAATTAAAACAAGATTCGCCCTCAAGTACTGATGCTACTCCATTTGATGATTTTAAAGCTAGCAAAGGGTGGTTTGAGGGTTTCAAGAAAAGGGCCAATATTaaaagtgttgtgagacatagtgaGGCTTCCAATGCTGATAAGGAAGCTGCTGAGGCttttcaccaccaccccaccaactcTTCAAATCCAAG AATATTGAAATATATGAAGATGAGTGATGGAATGGTATCATTATCATGGGATAATCACACAGCAACATTCTTTCACTTCCTCTCAACACTCAGGAAAAAG GAGAGATACGCAGATGTGACTGTAGCATGTGATGGGAAGTTCTATAAAGTACACAAGTTAGTATTATCAGCAAGTAGTGAATATTTTGAGAAAATGTTTGAAAACACCCCATGTAAACACccagttattgtgttgaaagatataCAAACTGATGAACTAGAAGCTCTCTTAAGCTACATGTATGAAGGAAGTGTGAGTGTAGCTAAGGAAGGTTTAACACGGTTAATTAAAGCAGCAGACATGTTGAGCATAAAAGGACTACCTGCTCCTGATGAAGCTTCCGTATCAGAAATATATATTAAACGAGCAGCTCAATCACAAAGTGCCTTGGACAGTCAAAGTAGTCCACATTTGAAACGAAAACATGAAGAGAGCAACACATCTTTGCAAGGAATAGAAACCTCAACTGCACTTCCAACCTTCCCTGTTGTATCTCCATtacttagtgactgtgagagccAGCAGTCTACATTAAAAACACACACTGATAGTCAGTGGATGAATCTAGTGTCTTCAGAAAGAAAGGAACAAACAGTAGCCCACCCTTCGGATGTTTATACAACTAACACTCACAAAGAGCAAACAGTAGCCCACTCAGTGGGTGACTTTACAGTTATCACTCATAAGAAGGAAATGTTATCCCACCCAGTGGGTGACTACAGAGCTATCATCCACAAGAAGCAAACCCTATCCAGTCCACTGGGTAACCATACTACTATCACTAAAGAGAAGCAAACTCTAGCCTATCCACTAGAAGACAGACGGGCTGACCACACAGCTATCAACTTCTCACTAACTCCTCCCAAAGATGAG GTAACAGTAGATGAAATTGAAGTCAAAGAAGAAATAGTCGATTATGTAGACAACAGTAAAAGCGATAATGTGAACTCGACGATGGACTATGGGTCTATAAGAAGTACAGACGCTCCCTCAAACCGAATGTTATCCAAAAAACTTGAACCAGAAATCACTTCATCACAAGACAAAACACAGCCACTGCCAGGTGCTGTTGTAATGGCTTTAATGGGACACTCAGGAATGCAAGGT GAAATCACTCTCCAACATTCAGGGGTAGAAGCTTGTAGACCTATATCAGAAGTTCAAACAATTCCTACTGAGCAACTACATACATTTGTCTTACccttgaacactgctgaacagTCCACTACAGTCAGCAGATATCTGCTTCCAAATCTTTCAGAATGGCCTTCTAATTCCAACATTTCTCTTCTTAATATTAATGAAGTTGTCAAGCCATCGAACACTGCAAGGAAACCTCCTGCTGTCAAAAGACGTTTGCTTCCAAAATTGTCAGAATCACCTACTTTTGAACCAGCCAGTAGTCAGGAGGTCAGCAATGACTCCAGTACCTGTGATCGATTGTCTAAGACATCACTATTGTGCAAAAAAAAGAAACATGGGTTGATGATGGAAAGTAAAATAATCCGTTCTTATAACCGTAGGGTAACTGAACCCTTAACCTGTAGGAAATGTGGCAAGGCACGGACATCCTTGCTTCACACCCAATATTCTGGTTATTGGTTTTGTGCCGAAAAAGAAACCATCAGTTTAGAGGAGTGGAGATTGGAGACAAAAGAAAAGATTAAAAAACGGAAATTGCAAATACTAAAGTAA